The Oenanthe melanoleuca isolate GR-GAL-2019-014 chromosome 12, OMel1.0, whole genome shotgun sequence DNA window AGTCTGATGGAAGGTCTTTGTCTATGCCGggggggtggaatgagatgatccaGCCCTTCCAATgcccaaaccattttatgattctatgaaaaaaacAGCCTCAGTTGTCTGACTTAGTAGCCAGATGTTAGGATCTGGTTCAGGACTATGATAATAAggataattaaagaaaaacatcgTTAGTAAAGGATAAGTAAATACCTTCTGTTCATAGAACGTTGACCGTAGCTTGGTTCAGTTTTACTGTGTGTagtgctccctgcccagcagcgAGAGCGGTGCTGCAGCTTCGGGCCTCTGGGGAGGGTCAGGGCGGGGTGAGAACAGGGCCCTGCTGTGACCGGGCTGCCTAGTAATTACTGTAGTGCtggagatatatatatatataattaataatagTATTGTAATGTGTCACAGTGCTGtcttttgttggtttgtttcgGTTTGGTTTTTAGAGATTTGGGAGGGCTTGTTTGgggattatttttattaaatgtgcTTTTCGCTGGTGGGGTTTGCATTTGGAGGATTGGTTTCACCAGTCTCTCCGTGCGTGCGGGCAGCGGGAGCTGTTTGCCGTCCCCCCCCCGCCCGGCGGCTGAGAGCGGAGCGTTACCGCGGCTGCCACCTGTCCCCACGGCCAGGGCGGGGCCGGCCGCACCCGGCGTGCCCCGCGCGACCCGGAAGCTGTGCGGGGCGGGTTGGTGCGCCCGCCTACATCCCCCGGCGTGCCCCGCGGCGGCGGCAAATGAGCGAGGCGCGCATAGCGGCGCAGCGCATGCCGGGAGTCGTAGTCCCCGCCTCGCCGGGGCCGTGTGGCGGAGGGTGGTGCCGCGGCCGGGGGATGTGGCGAGCGTGACGTGATCGTGTCCGCGTTGGAgccggggcggccgcggggagcgTGACGTGGCAGAGACCGAGCGAGGTCCCCGGTCATAAAgcacccgccgccgccgccgccgccgccgccgccgccgggcacCCCTCGCTCGCGGAGGGATCCGTGCGCGCACACCGGCCGGGCCGCGCTCCCTCCCGCCCTCCTTCCCTCAGCGCTCCCCTGCCGCCGCCCAGCGCCGCCGAAGCCGCCATGGGCCTCACCATCTCCTCGCTCTTCTCGCGCCTCTTCGGCAAGAAGCAGATGCGCATCCTTATGGGTGAGGACCACCGCGGAGCCTGGACCGGCCGGGGCCCGGGGAGAGGAGGCCGCGGGTCGCGGCGGGGGAATCGCCCTGTCCCGGGCTGCGGGGCGCGGACACCGCGCTGTGCCCGTCCCATAGGCTGGGTGGCGGTGGGGGGGGGGTCGTTGGGAGAgcggtggggaggggaggggatgggatgcGGATCGGGCTGTATTTGCCCTTTCTTTTCTCCCGCCGTGTGCCCGTTCTCCTCCCTGCCtcgcccgccgccccccggtCCTGCCGGGCACGGCGAGGCCGAGCCCCATTCCCGCAGCTTCGCCGGGTCGCGCGCGGAACAAAGATGGAATTgcggccgggcagggccggtGTCCCCGGGCGGGCGAGCCCCGCGGCCCGGCCGTGCCCTCCTGCCCCGGCACTGCGGCTCCGCCAGCAGGATGTGACAAAGCCTGGTGTGTGCAACACCAGGGGCGTAAGAACTGCCGTATAATGGCCGATTTTCAGCAGCTGTAGGGAGCTATAGTGTCTGTATCTTGGCTCTTGTGAAAGGGCGTTTCGGTATAGCTTCTATGGGCATTAGTTTTGTGCCTCGTGTACAAACCGATAAAACTCTCTAGACAGCTCTTACTGTGCTTGCTTAGTCTTACTGTCTGCCCCCataattatttacttttaatatccatttatttttaaattatctgttCCCGTGATACGGGATAGGAATTCCTGTATAGGAATTGAAGCCAGTGGCTCTTGATGATTCTCACTTTCAGATTATAGTTCAAAAGGTCAAAGCCAGCACATACTGCATTGGTATTTCCTCCTCCGCTTTGAGTTCTTCCTTGCCTTCTTCCACCCACCTACCCACCCCTGCAAACTTTATGTACAAACAGTCCTTAGCCTCTAAATTTTTCTCAAATTCTGTTACCAAAGTGAATGGAATTTGGTTCATGGCCGTTGACTGTAGTAGTTTGTCCTAAGGAGCTAAATAAAATGCTCATTTGGAGATAGTCAGCAAGGGGAGCAGGTTCTAACTGTGAAACTTCCTGGCACACATCAACCCCTAATGCTGCCTAGATATGTACAGCAGACACAGTAgtacagctttttaaaattataatctTTCAGGTTCTCCATATATTTTGTGGTGGCAAAGTTCGTTTTTGCATACCCAGTAATTTTTATTGTGTCTTATCTGTTTGAAATTAGAGACTCTCATCCGTTACAAAATAATCCTGGTAATTTTAGTCTTCAAGACAACTTGGTACATGTGCTGGTTTCAAGGAGGTGATTTAGTTGTCTCCCTAACAGCCAGACTCTTCATATGACTCTTAATGAATGAAGTCAAATCTTCAAGTGAGCTTGGCTGTAGGATGAGACAGTGTCTGTGGTATTTGTAGTTCTGTTACTTTTTGCAAAGTACTGAGAGCAGGAAAGTGATGTCATACAGATCTAAACTGCTTGCAAGGCTCTTCATTGGCAGGAAATCAGGTCAAATTTAGGTTAGACATGGCTTTGGAACGTGCACTTTGTAGCAGCTGGTTCAAATGAGCTTACTTTTATATTTCTTACAAAATTCTATTTTAAGACCTTGTATTAAAATGCACAGCTGGATCAGAGCACAGTACAGCACTGTATTTTTTAGGTAGTATAGGAGAGTAGAACTTGGGATATGTTGTGGTGAGAGCATGTTAGAAGACATAAACTGGATGTTTAGAAAGAGAATGTTACATTGAATATGACATAATTTGTGTATAACTGTAACACTAAAAATCTCATCATAGCATTGTACATCGTATATCGGCACTTTGAGGAGAGATGTCTGAATGAATACTGGGATAGAATTAGAACTTTTCCTCAGGATTATAATATTCAGTGTATGGTTTAAAAATGGTGCTATTCAAGCCcaaacatttaaatttctgtATATAGAACACCAATTAAGAAATAACTTTATGGGGTAAAGTACTTAGGGGAAAAATATTATGTGAATTGATATCAACAGTTAATTAATTTGTAATTCTGACTTCGTCACagctttcttctgtttctgcagaCTTGAAGATAAATTAGAATTAATTTAGCTCCTAAAACAGACTTTGTGTTTATTGAGTTCTGCAGAATGTAACTATTTCTCATCAGGGACCATTACCAACAGCACTCACTTATTTTTTACGTTCTCAAATTCCGTTTATGATAAGAAGAGGATATTTAATGTTATACTGTTACttaactatttttttccaactATACACTTGTGTAActaagtatttttcaaaaatattaagtTACTATTTGGAAGAATGGTAGAATCTTCTAGAATAGAAGAATCTTCTATGAAAAGAAGATtcacatattttctttataaatagGCACAACatgatggaaaagaaagagcTATGGGATACGGTGTCTGAAAGTCAGGTTAGGTGACTGGGGCATTAAGAGTAGAAACACTGAGTCTTAACCCTGCATGTGAAACTACCCTGTCTGAGAAACTCTTCACTGATGTTTTTTGTCCTTGAAAAACAAGATACCAATTCACTGTGCACTCCTCAGTATCATAATTTAGTGCTCTGTCTTGGTGTAGTTGTCCAAGTGTTATATTAACTGCTCAGGAGGTTCAAATGCAAAGGTAATTATTAAATACATTTGGTGGAAAATGTCAGATTCTTAGGGAGTTGTGTCACTGTAACAGATAATAATCATTTAgctgtttttttatttgggcAGGTGTTGTTTTAGACAACTGTTGGTTTGCATGCTGTGCATATAGCTTTTATGAAGTTTTGTGCTGTAGTAACAGAGGCAGCTTGATATTCAGCCACCAGTGATCAAAGTTGGAAGTTGGTTAATGAAGGATGGATGTGGTCAAGGATGATGCTCCTAGGGACAAGTGGACTTTAAGCTTGACATTTAGAAACACAACTGACAGACTTGACTAAAACACTCTTTAAGAGGAGTAAAGGGCTTAGAACCACAGCGATTTTAGCAGAGCCTAAAAGCATTGtaggtatttttttctccagctagAGGAAGAGGGTGTTTGATTCAATTTAGAGGTGTATGGTTGCAAGTACAGGTTTGTGCTttccatttttacttttttttgtgaTCTTGGTGCTTTGCAGTACAATTGCTTAACTTTATACCCTTCACAGGGTCTCTTACATCTTGGTCTTGACAATGGTCATTCAGGCAGTAGAGTCAGTGAAAATGTAGAATTGGAAATTCACTTTGTTTTGGGATTTAAGATGTGGCTTTTAATCTTGGTGAAGTTTATGATGTGGCAGTAGCTCATAGGTTTACATTTAGTGTTCCTGTTCAAATGTAAACGTGTTTATTCTTGGATCGCTAAAAGCAATAGTTATACTTCCTGCCAGCTCAAAAGATGAAATGTGATTTAGTGctctgaaatttttttaaagggtgGTAAATTGCAAATTGGAGTAAGAAATATGAATGGAGGTTATGCTTTTCATTACTTGCATCTTTAGACTTTGTAACATTTGCAGTTTGGCCAAAAGAGgcaggggtttttgggaataGGGTCACGGGGCTTTGCATAAGGCCCTTCCCTCAGTTAAGCTGCATCAAGTGTGAAGTGAGAAGAGGAAAACACTTACCCATAACCCCATAACTCAGCCTGCCTCAGTGCAAAGTCCAACAGCTTAATCAAGAGTTGTGGGTAAGAGTGGATTTAAGCAAAGTCTGGGCTTTGTGTGCTTACATAGGCACTGTAGCCTTCTACAGCACGACTGAGGTGCACAAGGATAGAGTGGGTAACTGGGgcaatatttttgtaatataGGAAGTAGTTTAAAAATGTTGACTAGTTTCTAATTTCTTAACTCTGATCCATGTCTTCAAATGGATCTCGATACCCTGTATACATTCTTTGGAATAAGAttagcttttttctttgtctttatcTGTGTTATTAGTATAAACCTCAAATACACTCAAATAGTTTGTGCAGACAATGGCATCTTTCTTACATTGTTAATTTTAACAGCTCTTGTATTGATAATGGAGTAATTTTTTTGGTGGGGAGCAATAAGAGAAGAGTTTGGAGTAGCTGTAACTCTAATTGGTTCACTAAATTATCTTATTATTAATTTACTGGGAAAACACCCTATCATACATGTACAGGCATGATATGTTCTTATGAAGATCTATGCGTCCTAAAAGTGCTTACTTGAGGTTGAGCAGTGTGAAAATAGTGTTGGGCTTCAAGCCTTGTGCTGTGAAAAACATTGTGTTTTTGAGGGTTCTGAAGTCTGCTTAGAGAGTTTTGTAACGTGACCTGACACTTAACTGCTGTGGGGAAAATTGTGGCATTTACAAGTTTCATGACTTGAAAGTTCTTGTGTAACTTCTGCTGCactgtggctttttttgttCATGCTTGTGTGTGGTTCTGAAGGAGACCAACACTTAAACAATAGCAAACTCAAACCccttaaatttcattttgagcATTTTGGGAGTGAAGGAGCTTTGGTTTTGATAGTAGattcccaccccaccccctTTCTTTCATACATGCTGGCATGACattaggaattaattttttggtttttttatgtgCAGTGACATCACCTAAGAAACTGCATTGGTATGTTTAATCCTGTGCACTGTTAGAATATAGGACAATTATAgatagggtttttttaattagtttgcTGCAACAGCAGTTTGTTTCTTGAGAAGAAGGAGGTTTTTCAAGAGTTCGGTTTCATTCTGAATGAGCAGGTAATTTTGAATCCTGTTTTTTTGCAGTGCTGCGGAAACAGTTGTATTATTAATAGGCAAGTCACCAAACCACTTAGAACTTAATATATTGCAGTTGCAGAGTAGGAAGTTAACTCAGAATGCTTAAGAGTGTGTGTTATCCTTATAAAATGAGGATAGCATTTGGTTTCTTGCAAAAGTTTTGATTACTTCTTTTGAtgggggtgtttttgtttgggaaaaaagaTAGATATTTTGTGCTGTTTAGTACCTATTGTTTATGGAGGTGCTTGTGTGCTAGGTATTGGGTTCTAATTTAAAGAATTCTCTTTTGCGATATATTTATGTGTTCTAAAATGCTTGACAATAAGCAGTTTCACAAACAGTTTTAGAAAACTACAATGTACACTTGCCATGTTGGtgatgtgttaaaaaaaaagtcttttagGCTTCATTTTATTATACTTTATTTCTGAAGAATCCCATTTTTACCACATAGCTTACATTGAAAAACAGCAAGCTTAAGCAAATTTAAGTGCAGAAGGTCTTCTGTAACGACCCAACAGTTATTAGGAGGAGACTCCTAATGGAGGCATCTTAGTGGATCTGTATGGAAATGATATCCTGGAGAAGACCCACAGCCCTTGTGTGTAGTGTAGAGGGATGATGAGAAATTCCTGATATATGTGGTTTTGTGAGtgctaaagaaatgttttagCAAAGGGAGGAAAAGTCTGGAATAAGAGACAAGACGTGTCTTTCATGTATAGTGCCAGCTTCAGCTGGACCATGTGCCTGTGAAGCTGAGTTTTGCAGTTTGAGTAAGAGGCCTTCTCCAGCTTAGTGAAGTAACAAATGTGTTACCAGTTAGAAACTGTGTGCTGCTTGTAGATTGTTGCTCTTAAAGTCTTCCTGATGGAAGAAGCTTTCAATGTGAATGATTAAGCTTAATTGACACAAATACTAAGGAGATTACTAGAAACTTGTGAGCTTGTAGGTTGTGAATGGAAGTGTCTTTCTTAGCTTGTTTTCTTCATGACTAGTTCTCTCTCACTGCTGGGTAGAAGAGACGGGGAAAAACATACAGTAGTTTATCAGCAATGAGTTAAGAGTGCTTACAAAGCTGTTCTCAGTGAAAAACCCCTAGTACTCTGCAtgtaaaatgacattttttaaattagcaagTTGTAGTTTAGTTTGTGAActaaagcaatttttcttttctttctagttGGTTTGGATGCTGCTGGTAAGACAACCATTCTTTATAAACTGAAACTAGGAGAAATTGTCACCACAATTCCCACTATTGGTAAGATCAGCAGTTCTTCCATCTTTAATCCTATTACTCTAAACCTGATAGGCCTCTGAAGGGTGCAGGGATTTGCTGTCTTTGCAGTTAGAATAAGAATCAAGACAAACATGAATTGTCTGGTACCTGCCATAACATAACTTGACAGACATCCAGACCAGAATCCTACTACTGACTGTGGCCAGTAGCAGATGCTCAAGAGGACAGGAACCAGATCAGTAGCACCAATTCCTCCAAACACCATGAGCCTCAGAGTTTGTGCCTGAAATATTTGCTCAGCCATTTGGACTTGGATTTAAGTGATTcatgttttttcccccttcagtCAATTTTCTTCCTGATTTACCAGTTCAGTATTGATATGCCATTTTATACGTATTTGGGAGAAGTGTACCTTAGGAAGTATCTAACATGGTTAGAATTGTGTTTTAACACTAGAATCAACGATTTCTAATTACTAAACTCCTTCATTTTTAGGTTTTAATGTGGAGACGGTAGaatataaaaacatttgtttcaCAGTTTGGGATGTTGGTGGTCAAGATAAAATTAGACCTCTTTGGAGGCATTATTTCCAAAACACACAGGTAAGAGTACTCAAATGGCAATAGTTCAAGACCTATTTTGTAAAGCCTCATTGTGTTTTGTAGAGTACATATGgaaagttgttttctttctttcagaaaggCTCTGCACTACTTCCTGCAACTTCTGAGGGTatccagattttattttagttgAAGCTAGTTTGTTCCCCTGAAGGCTTCAAATCTAGTTGTGAGTGTAGCTTCTCAAGGATCAAGTCCTTTAGGGTCTACCAGTGTTCTGTAATGTGCCAGAGCAATTGGTTTGTTGTGAGGAATTCTTAAAGTGTATAGCTTTTACTATGCTTTATCAGTGTTTTTAGTAAGCTGAGCATCTAAAATATGGTAAAACATATTGTTACCAGTTGATTGAAAAGTGCCAGCTTCACACTGATGTGACTGCAGTCAGTTTTTGGGACATAGATGTGATACCTTTGGCTCTCAAGTAGTGAGGTAAGTTGCTTATTAGTGTCAGAAAACTTCTGGAGTGAGTTTGCTTGGAGTTTTTTTGTGTTGACTATAGAATTATTTCCATTATATATGTGTCCAGCATGATTCATATGATGGATGCAGAAAAATACAGGGGTCTGGATTGACAAAAGGGACTTTGTTCCACCATAATACTGTGAATAGAGTAATACTTAATTTCAGTTCCTTATTCTTGTCCTGTTACTAAATACTTCTAAAAAATACTTGGCTTTCCTTGAAGAGAATGATAAAAGCAAGGTTTTCAGATCGAAAGGTTAAGATTAAATTGTGTAAGAAGAACACTTGAATAGCTGAGATGCCATTAGAAGTACTGTTTGATGcaaaatttttttaacaaattcaGGCATTGCTTTAAgggtgtgggttttttcagtgaaatatgAGATGGTGAAGCATTTGTGATTTTCAATACACAGTGAGtgaaaggggaggggaagggttAGTTTATCTAATTTTGCTGCCCTATTTTAAAGTTGAGACTTAGCTAGTTGTTCAGACACACATCATGCATTGTTtaaacataaatttattttaaatctgtcCCCTTTCTTAGGTAAGCAATCACAATATTCAATATGAGTATTTTGGCTGTTTTAAAATGGTGCTGCACATTTACAATGGCTTTTTCAAATCTGCTTAACTTTCTGCAGGGCCTCATTTTTGTGGTAGACAGCAATGACAGAGAGAGAAtccaagaagcagcagaagagctgcagaaaatggTAAATATCAATATCTTCTGAAGTATCATTGTTAGACTGACTTGtcctgttttttaaatgtttgtcaGGCTCCCTAAGAGATTTAGGATTTTAAAGTTTTAGGGAGTCTGTACAGTGCATATTGTATTCAGCTGGTAATTCTGGGTCACATAGTGCACCGAGTTGTAATTTCCACTCTGTAGAGAACTAATAATGTGTCAGAACTTTTCATTCATGAAACCTTGatagaaatgcagcagagaaaGATTTTTGGAAGAACAGATTGGTATAGAGAATATTTCGTCAGCAAGGTGCCCataaatttaaacttttaaaattgaaaGGTGGCTTCCTTAATTGCAGGAGCTCTGTTGTATACTGGTTAAGTTTCACTCAATATGTGCTAGTGACTTCAggagcaaaaatgaaaatatttacaacCCTTAAGTCAGTATTTAGATTTTGTTAGTGTTTGTTGAAGTAACTGACTTACTTAACTGAGGCTATTTAATAATGTGCCTGTTTTTTCTGTTAGCTTCAGGAGGATGAGCTGCGAGATGCAGTGCTGCTTCTGTTCGCAAACAAACAGGATCTGCCAAATGCCATGGCAATCAGTGAAATGACAGATAAACTAGGCCTTCAGTCTCTGCGTAACAGAACTGTAAGTGCTAAACTTTCTGACTGATGAactcttttctccctctcttaTATATCATAAACATAAAGTTCCTCTAAGAGAAAGGGTAGTTTTCACCTCTTTCTGTAGAAAGATGCACACACCTGCTGTTAAACTTTATAATGCATAATTCAGGTCTTTGTTCAAAATGAGTGATTTAGAAGTATAATCCAGTGCATTCAGCTGTTAGAGGTGTTTCATTTCTTAcctttttctgaaaactttcaGACACTCCAGTATGTCATTGAAATACAGACATCCAGCATTTCACAAAGTATGTGATgggttttcctgttttctcagtATTCTGGGAGAACAAATGCATTCTGCATTCCCACCTCCAGGAGGAAATTACGTAGCTTCTGAAGCATTAGATTCTATCTGCTCAAGCTTTAGACACAAGTTTGCTTCACATTAACCTTCCCACCTTTTGTCATCTGAGTGTCTTTGTTGACACACTAAGATCCTGACCATAGAAGCTGTTTCAGAGGTCCATGTAGATAATTCCATCTTCACTTCCTGAAGAGCGGTCTTTCAGAGACAAGAAGTAGTTTTCAGCATATAAACCAAATATAagttctgtatttgttttttgaTCCCTTAAACTATGTTGTAGCCTTTACGAGGCCCACACTTGAGTCTCTGGATAATGTCTGAACCTCCTGTACACTACATGTACTtctcaaaatttttaaaagtaccaTTTGTTCAGTCTTGACTCTACTTAGGACacaaaacagtatttaaagAACACTGTTATAACACACAATTATAACAACACTAAAGAGTGACTATCACATACTGTCTTAACTTAGCTTGCATTTTGtcagtatttaaatataatttttgtgtTCTGTATTAACAGTGGTATGTCCAGGCTACCTGTGCTACGCAAGGAACTGGTCTGTATGAGGGACTTGACTGGCTGTCAAATGAACTCTCAAAACGCTAATTCCAACTGGATGACACTTTCACCAGGGACATGTTTGATATAAGTGGTCTAGGCTTGTTACAACAAAATTAGTTTGCATCTTGGTTATTACAGTATCTGGAACTGATATTTGGGCAGGATATTACAGCGTTTCAACTTGTTTTGTTGCCAATTATTGTTTACCGAGCTACATGTTGCAAAGGTAGCAATATGCTTGGGTAAAAAATCTCCTTAACTTGGAAAAAAGTGTATCTTCTGATTTTATTCCCCTTGTTAGCCTAAATGCCTGAATATAGTTATTGTGACATCTTTAAGATCTGTTTTGAATACTCTTTGAGcccaaataaattaatgttttaattttttttcctcccgCTACTCTTAGTTTACTGATGCCCTGTTTCATTCCTCAGACAGTCTGCTGATTTAAAAATGTAGCATTCcgtatatatttatttctctccCTTGCCAAAAAGATTTCCTAATACTGCTTGTTCCAAGCCAAGGAAATGCTCTAAAACACTATACAAATCTACTGCACTgaggaatattttattaatcCTTGGGTTCTGTCAGCCCTACTTGCCTTTGTGTGAATTGGATTTGATGGGTAGAATAGTTCTGTGCTGGTTGCGAAGAGCTCATGTTGAGGTTGTTTTTAATATTCAGCAGATTGTCTTCCTTTAtattgtatcttttttttttatgttgcatGTTGCTTTTTGGTATCAGCCTGACTATTTTTGCCCAGTGTATAATAGTTCTGCTGAAGTTTTACTGTTTGTTGGTGAACATATCTTCATAaggaaattttggaaaattcATCGAACTCAATGGATTAGTTTCTTCATAACCCACTTGGAATTATTCCtaataaaatgataaaatgtaTAGTTCTGTGTATGCTCTTCTTGATTCCTGAAATAGTTGAATgcaaattttcactttttctttcgCCATATACTGAGCTTTCCTGCAGCTTGAATATGAACACCAGTCTCAGATTTTCACTTGTTTGGAGCTGTGTAGAGTAGGACATGGAAGGGAGGCAACCAAGTTGTATACAGTGCAGTAGAGTAGCTGTCATCGGGGCTTACATAATTCTGTAATGTCTTTTGAAGTTGTAAATCTAAAATTCTTTCAAGATGTCCAGATATGAAAATACTAACAGttaaaaaattgtaataaaacaaatttgaaCTGCCTGAAAAGCATGCATGTCTGTTTAATAGTTTCATCTTCATGTTAAAACCTACATGGGTCCCAGCAGGAGAGTCACACGTTCTATTGGTGGCTAGCTGGGAAGGTAACCTGAGTGCTTTAATGGGGATGTAGCAAATATTATAATAATGCTAATAATTGCCCCCAAAAATCATCTCTATACAACTGCTACtgtctgttttcatttctgtcccCTTACACCTTGGTAGTTCAAAAGGCGTAAATTAGTATGTGTTTTAAGGCTGCTACTAATGGGTAGTTTTgaatctctttttctcttgcctGTGTGCTGTATAGAAACAAATACTGTTCAACCCTCCAATTAAAATATGCTGTCCTATTGATTGGATGTCTTTAGGAACCCACATCATGATTCTGTTGCAGTTTCAGGCTAAGTGCTTCTTATTTTCCACCCAGGTCGGTTACCCTTGAGACAAGAAATCCCAGTGACAAGGTCTGGTAAATTCAAGCTAGTTTTGCTTCAGAACACCTTCCTGGGCGGCTTCTGCTGTAAGTGAGGTTTAAGTTCTTAGGAGCTGCTGTTACTATGAGCTAAGCAGGGAACATTCCAGAGTTTTTGAATCCAGTTCTTGAATGTCTTCAATGTGTAACAGAAACCCAGGAGACAGTGTAAGGTGAGAACGGTTTTGCCTGCACGTTTAATGAATTGCTGATTACTTATTAATCAAAGCTGATATACCCATGCATTTGATCAGTAGGTGTTTATGTGCACATTTCTAGCAATGCAGTTCCTTGAATTAAACCTTAAAAGGTACACCTTGTTCGGAAGAGACAGCTTGTCCCTATTACAAGTTGGTTTTTGCAGTCCCAGTAGGTTAAAATAAAC harbors:
- the ARF4 gene encoding ADP-ribosylation factor 4; this encodes MGLTISSLFSRLFGKKQMRILMVGLDAAGKTTILYKLKLGEIVTTIPTIGFNVETVEYKNICFTVWDVGGQDKIRPLWRHYFQNTQGLIFVVDSNDRERIQEAAEELQKMLQEDELRDAVLLLFANKQDLPNAMAISEMTDKLGLQSLRNRTWYVQATCATQGTGLYEGLDWLSNELSKR